A single Lactuca sativa cultivar Salinas chromosome 8, Lsat_Salinas_v11, whole genome shotgun sequence DNA region contains:
- the LOC111893289 gene encoding AP3-complex subunit beta-A yields the protein MFTQFGSTAENLSKASTMVFRIGTDAHLYDDPDDVSISPLLDSKFDSEKCEALKRLLALIAQGLDVSNYFPQVVKNVASQSLEVKKLVYLYLLHYAERRPNEALLSINIFQRDLGDQNPLVRAWALRTMAGIRLHVISPLVLVAVRKCARDPSVYVRKCAANALPKLHDLRLEENATSIIEIIGILLNDNSPGVVGAAAAAFASICPNNLPLIGRNYTRLCEILPDVEEWGQIILIEILLRYVIAKQGLAKESIMASLCPQDEKSDSDPDSNYLEKKKKYEVFSGVNEPELLAMVSRSYLAGQDKYLSNSTTVDVTSSEVDSSRFVSSKSDADLKILLQCTSPLLWSRNSAVVLAAAGVHWIMAPKEDIFKIVKPLLFLLRSSDASKYVVLCNIQVFTKVMPSLFAPNFEDFFINTSDAYQVKSLKLEILSSIATDESISFIFQELQDYVRDPDRRFAADTVAAIGLCAKRNPQVANTCLEGLLALTSPKSINSTSGSMDDDAVLIQAITSIKDIIKQDPSTHDKAIIYLIRNLDAIKVPVARAIIVWILGEYNSIGNTIPKMVPIILRFLARGFPSESIETKHQILNAAVKVVLNSKGEDFDTAKSILSYVLELAKFDLNYDVRDRSRVLGKLMSCYVSEAQTPENNETTVLLTKHIFGENIKSSNEMMNNRFYLPGSLSQIVLHAAPGYEPLPEPCSLTHVDFEVENSDVVDSGSLNEEGSFDDDSEGSITTDNTHESETESEVDDNTDSLINLSDVGNTQKETGFDSGELMSKGALESWLDENPSSSQNVTGMESVNERNSSARISIGDISGRVKPKTYTLLEPAYGNGLKAVYKYSTDPSTVSPSLVSVEVSFENCSGDQITKISLSDEDSDTNSELQMEEITTLEPGQTTKRIIHVQFHHHLLPLKLNLWCNDKKHLVKLRPDIGYFIKPLPMDINVFLHKESQLPGMFEYSRSCCFTDHLEEVGNEKEEVGDGKIMKDSFLVICESLALKMMSNANVYLVCVNMPVDAKLNDVSGVCLRFSSEILSNSIPCLISVTLDGKCFQPLNASVKINCEETVFGMNLLNRIVNFLGDPPPVTVSS from the exons ATGTTCACACAGTTCGGCTCCACCGCCGAGAACCTGAGCAAGGCGTCAACAATGGTGTTTCGAATCGGCACAGACGCTCACCTCTATGACGATCCCGACGATGTCAGTATTTCACCTCTTCTGGACAGCAAATTCGACTCTGAAAAATGCGAAGCTCTCAAACGATTGCTCGCTTTGATTGCCCAAGGCTTAGACGTATCCAATTATTTCCCTCAG GTTGTTAAGAATGTTGCATCTCAGTCATTGGAGGTTAAGAAGCTTGTTTACTTATATTTGCTACATTATGCTGAAAG GCGTCCAAATGAAGCATTGTTGTCAATTAATATATTCCAAAGAGACCTTGGGGATCAAAACCCATTGGTGAGGGCCTGGGCATTGCGTACAATGGCTGGCATTCGCTTGCATGTGATTTCACCTCTTGTTTTGGTAGCAGTCAGAAAATGTGCAAGAGATCCATCTGTATATGTGAGAAAGTGTGCAGCCAATGCTCTTCCAAAGCTCCATGATTTGCGCCTTGAGGAAAATGCTACATCAATTATCGAG ATTATTGGAATACTGTTGAATGACAATTCCCCTGGAGTGGTTGGAGCTGCTGCTGCAGCATTTGCTTCTATTTGTCCAAATAATTTGCCTTTAATTGGTAGAAACTACACAAGGCTATGTGAAATTCTTCCAGATGTAGAGGAATGGGGTCAGATCATATTAATAGAAATCCTTCTTCGTTATGTAATTGCAAAACAGGGTCTTGCAAAAGAATCTATTATGGCATCTTTATGTCCACAAGATGAGAAAAGCGATTCAGACCCGGATTCCAACTAtttagaaaaaaagaaaaaatatgaaGTTTTCAGTGGTGTTAACGAGCCTGAGTTGTTAGCTATGGTGTCCAGGAGTTACCTTGCAGGACAAGATAAGTACTTATCAAATTCAACAACTGTAGATGTGACATCATCAGAAGTTGATTCTTCAAGGTTTGTTTCATCAAAGAGTGATGCTGATTTGAAGATCTTGTTACAGTGTACATCACCATTGTTATGGAGTCGCAACAGTGCAGTGGTGCTTGCTGCTGCTGGGGTACACTGGATTATGGCTCCAAAGGAGGAcatttttaaaattgttaaacCTCTTTTGTTTCTTCTGAGATCATCAGATGCCTCAAAATATGTG GTCCTCTGCAACATTCAAGTGTTTACAAAAGTGATGCCATCTCTTTTTGCTCCAAATTTTGAAGACTTCTTTATAAACACATCAGATGCATATCAAGTCAAATCTCTAAAACTTGAGATCCTTTCTTCCATTGCAACAGATGAATCAATCTCATTTATCTTTCAAGAATTGCAG GATTATGTGAGAGATCCCGATAGGAGATTTGCTGCAGATACTGTTGCTGCTATTGGTCTATGTGCTAAACGGAATCCACAAGTAGCAAACACTTGCTTGGAAGGACTTCTTGCTCTTACCTCACCCA AATCCATAAATAGCACCTCTGGATCCATGGATGATGATGCGGTTTTAATTCAAGCAATTACATCCATCAAAGACATCATAAAACAAGATCCATCAACTCATGATAAAGCCATTATATATTTGATTCGAAATCTGGATGCAATCAAGGTTCCTGTAGCACGTGCAATAATTGTTTGGATATTAGGTGAATACAACTCGATTGGCAATACCATTCCAAAGATGGTTCCCATAATTTTAAGATTTCTTGCTCGTGGCTTTCCTTCTGAATCCATTGAAACAAAACATCAAATTCTAAATGCTGCTGTTAAG GTTGTTTTAAATTCAAAAGGAGAAGATTTTGACACTGCAAAAAGCATATTGAGCTACGTGCTTGAGCTGGCAAAATTTGATTTAAACTATGATGTTCGTGATCGTTCCCGTGTTCTAGGAAAACTTATGTCATGCTATGTTAGTGAGGCTCAGACACCTGAAAACAATGAAACAAcggttttacttacaaaacatatATTTGGGGAAAATATAAAATCATCAAACGAAATGATGAACAACCGGTTTTACCTTCCGGGATCTCTCTCACAGATAGTTCTTCACGCAGCTCCAGGGTACGAACCGCTTCCGGAACCTTGTAGTTTGACTCATGTTGACTTTGAAGTTGAAAATTCCGATGTAGTTGACTCGGGTTCCTTGAATGAAGAAGGTAGTTTTGATGATGATTCGGAAGGTTCCATCACTACTGATAACACACACGAAAGTGAAACTGAAAGTGAAGTTGATGATAACACTGATTCGTTAATTAACTTGTCGGATGTTGGAAATACACAAAAAGAAACTGGTTTTGATTCCGGTGAGTTGATGTCAAAAGGAGCTCTGGAATCATGGTTGGATGAGAATCCGAGTTCAAGTCAAAATGTAACCGGAATGGAATCGGTTAACGAACGGAATTCATCAGCAAGAATCTCAATTGGAGATATTAGTGGGAGAGTTAAACCTAAAACTTATACGCTTCTAGAACCCGCATATGGAAACGGTTTGAAAGCGGTGTATAAATATTCAACGGATCCTTCAACAGTGTCTCCGTCACTTGTAAGTGTTGAAGTTTCTTTTGAAAACTGTTCTGGTGACCAAATTACAAAAATATCCCTGAGCGATGAAGATTCCGACACGAATTCTGAACTTCAAATGGAAGAAATTACTACCCTTGAACCTGGTCAAACTACAAAAAGAATCATCCATGTTCAGTTTCATCATCATCTTTTACCTTTGAAGCTTAACTTATGGTGTAATGACAAGAAGCACCTTGTTAAGTTACGCCCCGACATTGGGTATTTCATAAAGCCTCTCCCGATGGATATAAATGTCTTTTTACACAAAGAATCCCAACTCCCTGGCATGTTTGAATACTCAAGAAG TTGTTGTTTTACTGATCACCTTGAGGAAGTAGGCAATGAGAAGGAGGAGGTGGGTGATGGGAAAATAATGAAGGATTCGTTTCTTGTGATATGTGAAAGTTTAGCATTAAAGATGATGAGCAATGCAAATGTTTATCTGGTATGCGTGAACATGCCTGTAGATGCAAAGCTGAACGATGTGTCAGGTGTGTGCTTACGTTTCAGCAGTGAGATTCTTAGCAACTCCATCCCCTGTCTTATCTCTGTTACACTCGATGGTAAATGCTTTCAACCATTAAATGCGTCTGTGAAAATCAACTGTGAGGAGACTGTTTTTGGTATGAATTTGTTGAACAGAATTGTCAACTTTTTGGGAGACCCTCCTCCTGTCACTGTGAGTAGTTAG
- the LOC111893306 gene encoding probable serine/threonine-protein kinase PBL9, whose amino-acid sequence MGSCFSVGLKIESSRLDGKVTSASVPPSPRSPRSQKEILQSGNLKPFSFNVLKLATRNFRPDSVLGEGGFGSVFKGWIDEQSLTAAKPGTGTVIAVKRLNQEGLQGHQEWLAEINYLGMLNHQNLVKLIGYCLEDDHRLLVYEFMPRGSLENHLFRRSSYFQPLSWTLRIKVALGAAKGLAYLHSPEAKVIYRDFKSSNILIDSNYNAKLSDFGLAKDGPVDGKSHVSTRVMGTYGYAAPEYMATGHLTARSDIYSFGVVLLEILTGRRCIDKNRPSGEQILVEFVKPYLTSKRRILHIMDPRLGGQYSPTVAMRAAILAMKCLLKEPKHRPSADELVKSLEQLQDLQKAADSSRKEPVRKQGDKKPDSYPRPAGSSSGVGVGVGSISGKS is encoded by the exons ATGGGTTCTTGTTTCAGTGTTGGATTGAAAATCGAAAGTTCACGTTTAGATG GTAAAGTTACATCTGCATCAGTACCTCCAAGCCCTCGGAGCCCTAGAAGTCAAAAAGAAATCTTACAATCGGGAAATTTAAAGCCTTTTAGCTTCAATGTACTTAAATTGGCTACAAGAAATTTCCGACCCGATAGTGTTCTTGGAGAAGGTGGATTCGGGTCGGTTTTCAAAGGATGGATCGATGAACAATCACTTACAGCCGCCAAACCTGGAACTGGAACTGTCATTGCTGTCAAGAGATTAAATCAAGAAGGTCTTCAAGGTCATCAAGAATGGCTC GCTGAAATTAATTATTTAGGGATGTTAAACCATCAAAATCTTGTGAAATTAATCGGTTACTGTTTAGAAGATGATCACAGACTGTTGGTATACGAGTTCATGCCTCGAGGGAGCTTGGAAAATCATCTTTTCAGAA GAAGTTCTTACTTTCAACCTCTCTCATGGACCCTACGAATTAAGGTCGCTTTAGGTGCTGCGAAAGGGCTTGCTTACCTTCATAGCCCTGAAGCGAAAGTGATATATCGTGATTTCAAATCTTCAAATATCCTCATCGATTCT AACTACAATGCGAAACTTTCTGATTTCGGATTGGCAAAAGACGGACCGGTGGACGGAAAAAGTCATGTTTCGACGAGAGTTATGGGAACTTACGGATATGCAGCGCCGGAGTACATGGCGACAG GTCATTTAACGGCGAGAAGTGATATATACAGCTTTGGGGTGGTGCTGCTGGAGATTTTGACGGGGAGGCGGTGCATCGACAAAAACCGTCCCTCCGGCGAGCAAATTCTGGTGGAGTTTGTTAAACCTTATTTAACGAGCAAACGAAGGATTCTTCATATTATGGATCCACGTCTCGGTGGCCAGTACTCGCCGACGGTGGCGATGAGGGCGGCGATTCTGGCGATGAAATGTCTCTTGAAAGAACCGAAGCACAGGCCGAGCGCTGATGAGTTGGTGAAATCGTTGGAGCAGCTTCAGGATTTGCAGAAGGCGGCGGATAGTTCGAGAAAGGAACCGGTTCGGAAACAGGGTGATAAAAAACCGGATTCGTATCCGAGACCTGCTGGGTCGAGTTCGGGTGTGGGTGTGGGTGTGGGGTCAATTAGTGGAAAGAGTTGA